In the Methanosphaera stadtmanae DSM 3091 genome, TTTAAATTTCTCTACAGTTGGGTTGATTGTAATTACCACAGGATTTTTTGTTAGATTGTATTGTGTTATGTTATTATCTATTGTTACTGTTATAATTCCACTTGGTATAATGTTGTTAAAACTATCTACAACATTAATTGTTATGTTATCTGTTTTGTTAGCATTTACTGAATCTTTATCTAAATTAACATATGATTTATAGTTATCTGTTGTTGGAGTGTTATTTTCAATTAATCCAGTGATATTTATTGCTAAAATAGCTTCATTTCCACTTAAATTAAATGATTCTAAATAATTTCCAGTTATATTAACATCAGAATTTTGAACTGATATTATAGGAATATTTCTTGTATTTACTACTATGTTATTATTTTTTAAATTCATTTGACTATTTTTTAGTTGTATGAGGGGGGTGGTAGTATTTGCTGTAATATTATATGAGAGCCTACTAAATTCTCCAACAGTATTTTCAGCATCAAGTAATATAATATTTTCTCCAGTGATATTTCCAGTTTTATGTGAAAAACTAATCTCTGAGTTATTAGATTTTATAATAGTTGTATTTTTACTATCAAGATTTAATTTATTCCACTTTAAATTTCCAAGACCTTTCATAAATGCATCTGGATTGTTAGCATTGTTTATATCTACAATAATTACTGTAGGTGCTTTTACTGTTAAGTCTATTGAAGAAAATTGAACATAACTTGTAATATTGTTTATGTAGAATATTTTTGAAGTGTTATTGGAAATTACATTAAATGTATCTCTATCCATACTTAAACGGTCAGAATTTTCCATTTTTATACCATAAGCAGTTTTATTAGCATAAACTTCTATATTATTGTTATAACTTGATTTATACATTCCTTCTAATCCTGTAACATCATTATATCCTTTTACTACTACATTATTAGATCCAATTTTTATATCAAAGGAATTTATAGTTAATTTATTATACATTCCACTTATTTTTCCATTGTTATCATATTTAGTTGTAATTGTTGTTATGTTGTTAGTATTAAAATCATAATTTAGTCCATTAGATGAAATAACTTTAATTGAAGTGGTACTTGGACTGTTATCTTTTGTTTTTATTTCAGGACCTAATGTTGTTATGTTGTTTTTACTAAGAGTTTGTGAAACACGGCCAGTGTTATTTATTACAATACTATGAGCTTCTTTTTCATGATTTTCATGATAGATTATTCCATTTTGTAGGGTAGTTCTATTTCCTTTAATATTTACTAAAGTTTCCCTTTCATCAGTACTGTTTAATATTATACCATCAATCACAGTTAGTGTTGAATTTTCACCTATTGTTATTGTTCCATTGTATATTGTGTATTTATTTGGATTTACAAATTGTACTGGTATGTTGAATACTAAATCTTTATTATAAAGATTTGATGCTAAGTTTATAATTGTAGTTTCATTAGAAGTAAGTACTGAGTTTTTAAAGTACTGATTGTAATTATCGTTTGTAAGTAATATTATAAGGGGAGTATTATCTTTAATTATATTGTTGGAACTATCTATTAATCTTACACTACTGTCTCCACCATATGTATTATTATAGTTAAGATAATTTTTAGTTACGTTAGTGTTGTTGGAATTAATAATTGTTACAGTGTTAGTTTCGGTTGTATTAATATTAGAATTAATAACAGTATTATTACTTGAATTTTCAAAGATTATTCCATAATTTGCAGATATTGCAGTGTTATTAATTGTATTGTTTGTAGAATTAATAAATACAATTGTGTTATTGTTGTTTTTTAAAGTACTACTGAATATTATAGTGTTATTTGCATTTACTATTTTTATTCCATTAGAACTTAAAGTTGTTTTGTTTATAAAAGTATTATTGGTATTAATTAATAATATGTCTTCTCCTTGGGTAAATGTACCAAGTTTATTCATGGATTGACCTGATATGGTGTTATTATTTCCATTTGTTGCATTGATAATGAATAAATAACCCTTATTTGTAGCTTTTATATAATTATAGGAACTACTTGCAATAAATTGATTATTATTAACATTGCCAGTAAGATATGTTCCTATTGCATTTGTTGCTGTTGGACGTAATCCATTGAAGTTTGAAGTATAATGATTGTTACTGGAATTAATCATGTAAATTCCAATTGCATATTCATCTCCAGAGATAGATGCTTGATTAAAGTTTAATACATTATTATCAGCATTTAATAATACAATTCCTGCAACTACTCCTTTTTGTTGACCATTTGTTGTATTGTATACATTTATTCTATTACTGTCTAATTTATTTCCATATGAATTAATGAAAATACCCATAGTATCTGGAATATTATTTTTCATATTATTAGATGGACCTTCTATTGTAATAGTGTTACTTTTTAAAGTATTGTATTTGTTATTTATAATAACTCCAGTTAGTGCTTTTGTACTAGTTGAGGATATTTTAAGTTTTGTTAATGAATTTTTTAATGTTCCAATATAGATTACATATCCATTAGGATTATAGTCTTCATTGTTTATTAAAAGTTTTTCTGCATGAATTCTTCCATCATCTTTTACAGTTATTGTGGTGTTGTATAGGTATTTTCTATCATTTTTCTTTAATACTATGTGTATTGAATCTATTACAAATTGTCTATTATAAAAGTCACCTACAAGGTTAATTGTACTTCCACTTTCGATTGCACCCGGTATTACAGATCCATTCTTATAGAAGTAATTTTCATATGTTTCATCTGTTATAGTTATTGTTTTACCAAGAGTTGGTGTGTTATTTTCTATAACATTACCTGTAATATTTTCTACTGCTTTATCTCCATATAATATGTTACTTTCTAGTGTGTTTAGTGTTATTATATTGTTTTTAGCCGTACTTTTAACATATATTGCATAATCTTCAATTGTTTTTATGTTGTTGTTTGTTATGTTGTTGTTATTTCCATTTACTTGTATTATGTTTCTTATGGAGTTATTTGTTATGGTTGTATTTCCAGTTACATATAATCCATATCCATTATTTTCAAAGTCAATTATGTTATTTCTAATTGTTAAGTTTCCATTTCCAAGAGCATATATTCCAAAGGAGGTACCATCATCTACTGAAAGACTTTTAAATAATTGTGATGGTTGACTATCTTTTATTGTGGAGTTTTCAATAATAGCTTTCATGGTATTATTATTTACTGAATCTATATAGATTCCAGTACTATTATTAAATTTACATTCTGATACAAGTAAATCTCCTTCACCAGCATATATATCTGTTTGTCCATTATTTGTAAAGTTACAATTTAATATTTTTGTATCTATACCATCATTTCTGTATGGATTGAAATAATCGGCTTCTCCAGTATTTATTGCAATACCCGCACCAAATTTATATGTACTTGTTCCATCGTATGCAATGTTGTTTTTAATTGTACTGTTTATGATTGTTAACTTATAATCACTTAATATTGTTCCCCAACGAGCATAGTTGTTTTGGAAGGTACTGTTTATTATTGTTGCAGTTCCATTGTTGTAGATACCTGCTCCTTCATTTCCAGTACTACTTGATTTTCTATTACCTTCAAATAAACTGTTATTTACATATAATGTAGCTTCATGATTATTTCTGATACCTGCACCAACTCCAGCACAATTGTTAATAAATTTAACATTATTTACTGTTAAATTTCCATAGTTATCAATTGTTGCTGTTTTGTATGAAGAAATATTGTTTCCACCAGCACTCCAACAGTTCTGTATTGTTATGTTGATGAGTGTTATAAGTCCACTTCCTTTTGTAATGTTTATAGCCCAGTTACCAGTACCATTTTCATATGGATACCATTCTGGAGAAGATTCCCAGTAATATTCATCAGGATTAAGACTTTTTTTCATATCATATCTTGCTTCACCATCAATAATGGTGTTTTGACCTATGAAATTTATTTTATAGTCACCATTTACTGTGAGATTTGTGTTACCAGTACCAGTATATTTACCACTTGATATGTGTATATTGTAGATATTATCTTTTGTTGTTTGTTTTAGAGCCTGATTTATTGTTTTGTATGGTTTATCAATTGTTCCATCATTTGTATCTAATCCTTTATCACCAGATACATAGTAGTCTATTTGACTATCTTTTTTCAGTGTTTTTCTAGTTGTTACATCTTTAGTAGTTTTTGT is a window encoding:
- a CDS encoding right-handed parallel beta-helix repeat-containing protein, with product MNNNIKTLFLISTLVFLLVSISAISATDIENTTIKDTSSTHVITSTSCTTEKVEVSDNNKEVKDTVTKTQEKPITKTSTTTLKKDNNITKTTKDVTTRKTLKKDSQIDYYVSGDKGLDTNDGTIDKPYKTINQALKQTTKDNIYNIHISSGKYTGTGNTNLTVNGDYKINFIGQNTIIDGEARYDMKKSLNPDEYYWESSPEWYPYENGTGNWAINITKGSGLITLINITIQNCWSAGGNNISSYKTATIDNYGNLTVNNVKFINNCAGVGAGIRNNHEATLYVNNSLFEGNRKSSSTGNEGAGIYNNGTATIINSTFQNNYARWGTILSDYKLTIINSTIKNNIAYDGTSTYKFGAGIAINTGEADYFNPYRNDGIDTKILNCNFTNNGQTDIYAGEGDLLVSECKFNNSTGIYIDSVNNNTMKAIIENSTIKDSQPSQLFKSLSVDDGTSFGIYALGNGNLTIRNNIIDFENNGYGLYVTGNTTITNNSIRNIIQVNGNNNNITNNNIKTIEDYAIYVKSTAKNNIITLNTLESNILYGDKAVENITGNVIENNTPTLGKTITITDETYENYFYKNGSVIPGAIESGSTINLVGDFYNRQFVIDSIHIVLKKNDRKYLYNTTITVKDDGRIHAEKLLINNEDYNPNGYVIYIGTLKNSLTKLKISSTSTKALTGVIINNKYNTLKSNTITIEGPSNNMKNNIPDTMGIFINSYGNKLDSNRINVYNTTNGQQKGVVAGIVLLNADNNVLNFNQASISGDEYAIGIYMINSSNNHYTSNFNGLRPTATNAIGTYLTGNVNNNQFIASSSYNYIKATNKGYLFIINATNGNNNTISGQSMNKLGTFTQGEDILLINTNNTFINKTTLSSNGIKIVNANNTIIFSSTLKNNNNTIVFINSTNNTINNTAISANYGIIFENSSNNTVINSNINTTETNTVTIINSNNTNVTKNYLNYNNTYGGDSSVRLIDSSNNIIKDNTPLIILLTNDNYNQYFKNSVLTSNETTIINLASNLYNKDLVFNIPVQFVNPNKYTIYNGTITIGENSTLTVIDGIILNSTDERETLVNIKGNRTTLQNGIIYHENHEKEAHSIVINNTGRVSQTLSKNNITTLGPEIKTKDNSPSTTSIKVISSNGLNYDFNTNNITTITTKYDNNGKISGMYNKLTINSFDIKIGSNNVVVKGYNDVTGLEGMYKSSYNNNIEVYANKTAYGIKMENSDRLSMDRDTFNVISNNTSKIFYINNITSYVQFSSIDLTVKAPTVIIVDINNANNPDAFMKGLGNLKWNKLNLDSKNTTIIKSNNSEISFSHKTGNITGENIILLDAENTVGEFSRLSYNITANTTTPLIQLKNSQMNLKNNNIVVNTRNIPIISVQNSDVNITGNYLESFNLSGNEAILAINITGLIENNTPTTDNYKSYVNLDKDSVNANKTDNITINVVDSFNNIIPSGIITVTIDNNITQYNLTKNPVVITINPTVEKFKISITYSGNEKYMESSTTKNINIVKNSVNITVDPVNGVYNDSINLTAHVKDVNGNNINTGKVIFNINGVTICDTDGNPIEVPVVNGTAILDTIAPRSWMKNNSTINALYLENDVYASGESSNETVTITQRTPTVTIMTDKTTVKSKDVVRFIVQVRDGNKLVTDGHVILKLNGKTLKDTNGNILLLDITNGIAYLDYEIPQGFSAKNYTATTLFVGRDYVKTYANTSLEVLKTNTHIDAKITDVIGNIANVKLNIYDETNNLVNRNTKVTVKINGKTVINQLNITGTGNINLTLPQTKDETYSIEIIAGENNGYESSTQTITYTIPKASKITTHIQSTATQITNKTATVAVQIYDDKNQLVTGNTKVVVKLNGKTLNNTVAKDGQVNINITIPTKKATYTLTVIAGENNKYKESTIQVPLKVESIPKTKI